DNA from Streptococcus parasuis:
TAGCTGTGTTCGCCAGTCGATATTATATCTGGAATCCAGTTTCAGTTGACGGGCATTCCATGGACCCGACGCTTCAACACCAAGAAAAATTGATTATGCTGAAAACAACATCAATCGACCGTTTCGATATTGTTGTTGCTAGCGAGACAGACAGTAATGGTGACGAAAAATTAATTGTCAAACGTGTAATCGGTATGCCTGGAGATACCATTCGCTACGAAAACGATGTCCTCTATGTTAACGACCAAAAAGTGGACGAGCCTTACTTAGATGAATATCTCACTGCATTCCAGAAAGATAAACTTCAAGAAGTCTATTCTTACAACAAACAATTCCAGGCCGTTGCACAATCTGCCGAGGCCTTTACACAGGATGCCAATGGTTACGTAGACTTTACCGTAACAGTCCCAGAAGGACAATACTACCTGATGGGAGATGACCGCCTTGTCTCACTTGATAGCCGTAGTGTGGGAACATTCTCCCGTGAAAATATCAAAGGGGAAGTCGTCTTTCGGATGTGGCCTCTCAACCGTATTGGGACTATTGATTAATACAAACAAGTTTGGAGCAATCCGTTCCAAACTTCTTTTTTCACTATTTTAGGAACTATTTTCTATGAATGAAGTTTATTTTACTGGTACTATTGACCGGATTATTTTTGAAAATCCTAGTAATTTTTATAAAATCCTTCTCCTTGAAATCGAGGAGACAGATGCAGACTATGATGACTACGAAATTATTGTGACCGGAACGATTGCCGATGTCATTGAAGGAGAAGACTATCGTTTCTATGGCAATCTGGTCACCCATCCCAAGTATGGTCAGCAGTTGCAGATTTCTCGTTACGAACGCAGCAAGCCTACCTCAGCTGGTCTAGTCAAGTATTTCTCCAGCGAGCATTTCAAGGGAATTGGACGCAAAACAGCTGAAAAAATCGTTGAGCTCTATGGCGAAGATACCATTGATAAGATTTTAGCTGAACCTGAAAAACTAACCCAAATCACAGGCCTATCCAGCAAGAACATGCAGGCATTTGTGGAGAAACTCCGCCTCAATTATGGAACCGAGTTGATCTTGGCAAAACTAGCCGAGTATGGCATTCCCAATAAATTGGCCTTTCAAATCCAAGACCAGTATAAGGAAAAAACACTTCAGATTATTGAAGAAAATCCCTATCAACTGGTCGAAGATGTCCAGGGGCTCGGCTTTACCATTGCCGATAGGATTGCGGAAAACCTGGGAATTGCCAGTGATTCACCCCAACGTTTTCGGGCTGGCATGCTCTTTAGCCTCATCCATCGCTCCATGGAAACAGGCGATACCTATGTGGAGGCCAGAGACTTGCTGGAAGCAACCCTTGAACTGCTGGAAAAATCCCGCCATACAGAGCTGGACCCCGCTGCTGTTGCCAAAGAATTGACGGGACTAATTGCAGACGACAAGGTACAGCAAGAAGGCACAAAGATTTTTGACAACAGCCTCTACTTTGCCGAACATGGTATCCATAAAAACCTGACCCGCCTGATGGGAAAAAATGGTTTCAAACCCTTCCCACGCGCAGACGTTGAGGCTGCCATAGCAGAGCTGGAAACTATGTCTTCCCTTACTTACGATGACATTCAAAAAGAAGCCATCGTCCAAGCCATTACCAATCCGCTTTTCATTCTGACAGGCGGACCAGGGACTGGAAAAACAACC
Protein-coding regions in this window:
- the lepB gene encoding signal peptidase I — encoded protein: MGIKKGTNRSPFMKFIAEWGFFILFIVAVFASRYYIWNPVSVDGHSMDPTLQHQEKLIMLKTTSIDRFDIVVASETDSNGDEKLIVKRVIGMPGDTIRYENDVLYVNDQKVDEPYLDEYLTAFQKDKLQEVYSYNKQFQAVAQSAEAFTQDANGYVDFTVTVPEGQYYLMGDDRLVSLDSRSVGTFSRENIKGEVVFRMWPLNRIGTID